In Thermobaculum terrenum ATCC BAA-798, the DNA window CTACTACATAACCGCCCTAATCAATCTAATAGGACCAGTAACCAGAGTTACAGGCTCGGCAAGAATTACATCTCAAGAGAGGATCATCACTAGCAAAGCTCGTTACGGTGAGAGAATTAGTGTGGAAACTCCTACATATGTAGCAAGTGTTTTGGACCTGGAAGGTGGCCCTATAGCAACCATGATCACTACGTTTGATGTTTGGGGCTCAAGGTTACCGAATATAGAGATCTATGGCACCTATGGCACGCTAGTAGTCCCGGATCCTAATGGTTTTGGAGGCACCCCACTACTTAAGCTCAGGAACAAACCCGAATGGCAAGAGATACCACTAGCCTATCCCAGGACGGAGAATGAGAGGGGTATTGGTGTAGCAGATATGGCTCACGCTATACGAAGTGGGCGTCCACACAGAGCAACAGCCGACATGGGGTATCACGTCCTGGAGGTCATGCATTCTATTTACCAAGCATCATCCAAAGAACGCCACGTACATATATCTTCGCATCCCCAGAGACCTTCCCCACTACCAGTTGATTTGCCAGCAAATTTACTTGATGATTGACAGATAAAGGTTGATATCGCAGTTGGGGTGCCTATATTGAGACAAGTAACGTATCATCAGATCGCTCAAGACAAATCTTGGAGTCCTACTAAGACATTCGTTATACTTTTGCTTCACTTTGTCTATTTTGGCGTCAACCTAGGTGGTTTGGGCGTCCTATGGGCTTTGATAATTGATGAGCTTGCTATAAGCAAGGGTGTGTTCGGAGGGCTACAAGCTGTACCTGCGTTTCTGGGCATGCTCGTCCTGTTGGCTGGTGGAAGTATAACCCTTAGAGTCACGAAAAAACTTATCGGTATCTCAGGACTAGTCTGCCTATCAGCGGGCTCTCTACTTTTGTCAATAGTAGGAAACCTTCCTGAATTAGCGCTGGTGATGATGACCCTAGGAATTGGGGATGGTTTGATGGACCTCTCCATAAATGCTGCGTCAATTGATTGGGAAAAGGCTACAAGTAAGCATGCTCTTAATGTCATGCACGCTGGATTTGCTGGCGGAGCGATGTTAGGATCATTTGGGACAGGATGGGCCATAGGACTAGGTTGGAACTATAAGACTGTGCTGTTGCTAATAGGTATACTTGGTATTCTTGCCATATTAGCAACCATCACCATTAAGTACCCCCCAAGCAGTATAGAAGCCGAGGGCACAGGACTATCACAAACTGTCAAGCTACTATCAACACATAAAAGGCTAATCTTCATAGCTCTCATATGTAGCCTAGGAGTAATGGGGGAAAGCGTAGCCAACCTCTGGACCGTTATCTATCTCAGAGACCTAGGAGCTAGTGCTAGCGTTGGAGGTACGGCACTAGCAGCTTTCAATGGGGCTATGTTGTTGGGAAGGTTACTTAATGCACCCTTTGTGATGAGATTCGGAGAGAGAGTTTCTCTGGTCACATCGGGTATTATCCTGCTCTTGGCTAATGCCCTTCTATTAGTACACAGCATCCCGACAGCAATAGCCGGCTTTGCGCTCACCGGGTTAGGGTCTGCAGGAGTAATACCCACGGCTTTAGGATTGGGTCATAAGGTTGCTCCTAAGATAGATAGCGGAGCGATAGCTGGCATTTCTATGTCGGCTGTTTATGCCTGCTTTATACTATGCCCACCGATAGTAGGGTTGATAGCTGATAGCGTGTCACTAAGAGCAGCTATGATCCTCATAGGACTAGGTGGGCTATTTGTGCTTTTGCTAGTTGTGGCAGCAACAAGCAGCCCACCCGACGTGGATGTTAACAATTACGGCGCATCTCCAAACGCCACCTAGAAGCCAGGTCACGAACCGAGTCTGGACCATGCTGTTCAATGTAGGCTACTAGCAGATTCAGATACCTTACCGCCTGAGGGGATAGCTCAGTAGGCTCCCCTCGAGCCGCTGCCTGAGCCATCTTTATGCATCCCAGAGGATCAAGCTTGATTTTGACTGCTTCTCTCGGAGTCAGGTGTCTTAGAGCATCCCTTAG includes these proteins:
- a CDS encoding MFS transporter, with the protein product MRQVTYHQIAQDKSWSPTKTFVILLLHFVYFGVNLGGLGVLWALIIDELAISKGVFGGLQAVPAFLGMLVLLAGGSITLRVTKKLIGISGLVCLSAGSLLLSIVGNLPELALVMMTLGIGDGLMDLSINAASIDWEKATSKHALNVMHAGFAGGAMLGSFGTGWAIGLGWNYKTVLLLIGILGILAILATITIKYPPSSIEAEGTGLSQTVKLLSTHKRLIFIALICSLGVMGESVANLWTVIYLRDLGASASVGGTALAAFNGAMLLGRLLNAPFVMRFGERVSLVTSGIILLLANALLLVHSIPTAIAGFALTGLGSAGVIPTALGLGHKVAPKIDSGAIAGISMSAVYACFILCPPIVGLIADSVSLRAAMILIGLGGLFVLLLVVAATSSPPDVDVNNYGASPNAT
- a CDS encoding Gfo/Idh/MocA family protein; translated protein: MSDPVKVGVIGCGTISSVYMENARKYEMYEVVACADMIFERAEARAKEFGIPKVYTVDKLLEDPEIEMVINLTIPAAHAGITMACLRAGKHVYSEKPLATTLNEGKKILELARQKGLRVGCAPDTFLGGAQQTCRKLIEDGILGDIVGASAFMMASGPESWHPDPAFFYKEGAGPLFDMGPYYITALINLIGPVTRVTGSARITSQERIITSKARYGERISVETPTYVASVLDLEGGPIATMITTFDVWGSRLPNIEIYGTYGTLVVPDPNGFGGTPLLKLRNKPEWQEIPLAYPRTENERGIGVADMAHAIRSGRPHRATADMGYHVLEVMHSIYQASSKERHVHISSHPQRPSPLPVDLPANLLDD